Proteins encoded together in one Lentisphaera araneosa HTCC2155 window:
- the carA gene encoding glutamine-hydrolyzing carbamoyl-phosphate synthase small subunit — MSQSWNWKVQREKQAFLALEDGTIFRGYSIGADKNCLGETVFNTGMTGYQEILSDPSYAGQFICMTYPEMGNYGTTPVDMEARKTFSNGLIIHNPNDDSNWRSDNKLSQFLKDNGIPALAGIDTRALTLKLRTDGAMKSYICSDGSVSEAEAIELAKNWEGLEGQDYAAKVSCDEVFEWDPDDSISSSWGTGDELPEAKYKLVAYDFGIKWNILRGLRRSGFKVTVVPAKTPASEVIAMNPDAVFFSNGPADPKAVTYAVDAAKELIGKYPIMGICLGHQILGLASGATTYKLKFGHHGCNHPVKNLLKGTIEISSQNHNFAIDPDSINDELIEVTHINLNDDTVAGIRHKSEKMFAVQYHPEAAPGPHDPFYLFEQFYSMVDSDK; from the coding sequence ATGAGTCAAAGTTGGAATTGGAAAGTTCAAAGAGAAAAGCAAGCCTTTCTCGCACTTGAAGACGGCACGATCTTCAGAGGCTACTCCATCGGAGCAGATAAAAACTGCTTAGGTGAAACTGTATTTAACACTGGCATGACTGGTTATCAAGAAATCTTATCTGACCCTTCTTACGCTGGCCAATTCATTTGTATGACTTACCCTGAAATGGGCAATTATGGTACGACTCCTGTCGATATGGAAGCTAGAAAGACTTTTTCAAACGGCTTAATCATCCACAACCCGAATGATGATAGTAACTGGAGAAGTGATAATAAGCTTTCTCAATTCCTAAAAGATAACGGCATCCCCGCTCTTGCTGGTATTGACACACGCGCACTCACTCTCAAACTCCGTACTGACGGCGCTATGAAGAGTTACATCTGTTCAGATGGTTCAGTAAGCGAAGCCGAAGCTATCGAACTTGCTAAAAACTGGGAAGGTCTCGAAGGCCAAGACTACGCCGCAAAAGTAAGTTGTGATGAAGTTTTCGAATGGGATCCAGATGATTCAATCTCATCATCTTGGGGAACTGGCGATGAACTTCCAGAAGCTAAATACAAGCTCGTTGCCTACGACTTCGGTATCAAATGGAATATTCTCCGTGGCCTTAGACGCAGTGGTTTTAAAGTCACAGTTGTTCCTGCAAAAACTCCCGCTAGCGAAGTGATTGCAATGAATCCCGACGCCGTATTCTTCTCAAATGGTCCTGCTGACCCGAAAGCGGTGACTTACGCTGTTGATGCAGCTAAAGAACTCATTGGCAAATACCCCATCATGGGCATTTGCTTAGGCCACCAGATCTTAGGTCTCGCTTCTGGTGCGACCACTTATAAGCTCAAGTTTGGTCACCACGGTTGTAACCATCCAGTAAAAAACCTTCTCAAGGGTACAATTGAAATCAGCTCACAGAACCACAACTTCGCCATTGACCCTGACTCAATCAATGACGAACTCATCGAAGTGACTCACATTAACTTAAACGATGATACAGTTGCGGGTATTCGCCATAAATCTGAAAAGATGTTTGCAGTTCAATACCATCCAGAAGCGGCTCCTGGCCCCCACGATCCCTTCTACTTATTTGAGCAATTCTACTCCATGGTAGATAGCGACAAATAA
- a CDS encoding RNA polymerase sigma factor has translation MNELINEIRQGDTDKYRLLVRQLAPSLRSYLAGRLSDFHLVEDLSQEIFIAVFQSIEKFDPKYDFRTWFFTIARNKLNSHLRKTYSKKNLKFAFEEEIQNLVAEVCDEDPDRERKLEHIQSCIAKLPEDALEIIKSRYYTNETVISLAERLNSTENAISSKLFRIRKNIKDCLSAELRHE, from the coding sequence ATGAATGAATTAATTAATGAGATACGCCAAGGGGATACGGATAAGTACCGCCTACTCGTGCGTCAACTCGCCCCCTCTCTGCGCTCTTACTTGGCGGGGCGCCTCAGCGATTTCCACCTTGTGGAAGACTTATCACAGGAAATCTTTATTGCCGTTTTTCAATCAATTGAAAAGTTTGATCCCAAATACGACTTCCGCACCTGGTTTTTCACCATTGCTCGAAATAAACTCAACTCTCATTTGAGAAAGACTTATTCTAAGAAAAATCTCAAATTTGCCTTTGAGGAAGAAATCCAAAATCTCGTCGCCGAAGTTTGTGACGAAGACCCCGATCGTGAACGCAAGCTGGAGCATATCCAGAGCTGTATTGCCAAACTCCCCGAAGATGCCTTGGAAATCATCAAATCCCGTTACTACACTAACGAAACTGTGATTAGCTTAGCCGAGCGCCTTAATAGTACCGAAAACGCCATCAGCTCAAAACTCTTTAGAATCAGAAAAAATATCAAGGACTGCCTAAGCGCAGAACTCCGTCATGAATAA
- the tnpA gene encoding IS200/IS605 family transposase, with protein sequence MGKSLSQIYIHTIFHISFSDPVKIPNSLQDDLHKYIAGHCKSESCIPILINGTEDHIHLLTSLSKSISASSFVNKIKSTSSKWIKSNSHEHGLILKKFSWQKGYGVFSVSPSILDKVKAYVENQQEHHKRMTFKEEYMMFLEQYKIDLDDEKYLWVD encoded by the coding sequence ATGGGGAAGTCATTATCTCAAATTTATATTCATACTATTTTTCATATAAGCTTTAGTGATCCTGTGAAAATACCTAATTCACTACAAGATGATTTACATAAATATATAGCGGGACATTGTAAATCCGAGAGTTGTATACCTATACTTATTAATGGTACAGAAGACCATATTCATTTATTGACTTCTTTATCGAAATCAATAAGTGCTTCATCCTTCGTTAATAAAATTAAAAGTACTTCTTCCAAGTGGATAAAATCTAATTCGCATGAGCATGGTTTAATTTTGAAGAAATTTTCATGGCAAAAGGGCTATGGAGTTTTTTCTGTAAGCCCGAGTATTTTAGATAAGGTGAAAGCCTATGTAGAAAATCAACAAGAGCATCACAAACGCATGACTTTTAAAGAAGAATACATGATGTTTCTTGAGCAGTATAAAATTGATTTAGATGATGAGAAATATTTGTGGGTTGATTGA
- a CDS encoding NPCBM/NEW2 domain-containing protein, which translates to MNNQQKLTIEKYMDGELSEQELISFLEELREDPELVQELNLAMEIKGLIFTSQRPKFHALEEEIMNHLEIDTSGMEDQIMEKLPEPKVHKFPVWFKRAVAAQIILIPILFFILTPAKVAEAPPVLIGHVDKVGFDSFVLRGKEKVNIRKGDPLYSKDQIYVQNESSLGMKYLDGSTLKLSSQSFVRLSDIKGQKRVELFSGVLDADIAKQPLGKDMIITTEHSECEVIGTQFTLSSSNVSSLLDVTEGAVRYNKIKSEKSVMVEADHYASASQDESLELNRNTKPLYKSPLVTYFTPDKKTDIEVELHGARSLYLVVSNGGNGQNHDHSAWIDPKIIGPAGELSLTELPMKITKAGYAEVEVNGGIYGGPLRVNGIDYPIGIAAHATSVIAWDIPPGYNTFTAEGVILDSANQRNNPKHHESVQFEVYTAIPEKKLKGLLIRKRRF; encoded by the coding sequence ATGAATAATCAGCAAAAACTCACCATCGAAAAATATATGGATGGGGAGCTTTCCGAACAGGAACTCATCAGCTTCCTAGAAGAATTACGAGAAGACCCCGAGCTCGTCCAAGAACTCAACCTCGCCATGGAAATCAAGGGCCTCATCTTCACTTCCCAGCGCCCTAAATTTCATGCCCTCGAAGAAGAAATCATGAACCACTTGGAAATTGATACTTCCGGCATGGAAGATCAGATTATGGAAAAACTTCCCGAGCCCAAGGTTCACAAATTCCCCGTTTGGTTTAAACGAGCAGTGGCAGCGCAAATCATTCTCATCCCCATTCTCTTTTTTATCCTCACCCCCGCAAAAGTAGCCGAAGCTCCCCCAGTCTTGATTGGCCATGTGGATAAAGTGGGCTTCGATAGCTTTGTCTTGCGCGGAAAAGAAAAAGTCAACATCCGCAAAGGCGACCCACTCTATAGCAAGGATCAAATCTACGTCCAGAATGAAAGTTCTTTGGGCATGAAGTACCTGGATGGCTCCACGCTTAAACTTTCCAGCCAGTCCTTTGTGCGTCTTAGCGATATAAAAGGTCAAAAACGCGTCGAGCTCTTCTCAGGCGTGCTCGATGCGGACATCGCAAAGCAGCCACTCGGCAAAGACATGATCATCACCACCGAGCACTCAGAATGTGAGGTTATTGGCACGCAATTCACCCTATCCTCTTCAAATGTCTCCTCATTACTGGATGTTACCGAAGGTGCTGTACGCTATAACAAAATTAAAAGCGAAAAATCCGTTATGGTCGAAGCCGATCACTATGCCTCAGCTAGCCAAGACGAATCTCTAGAACTCAACAGAAACACTAAGCCACTTTACAAGAGTCCACTTGTCACCTACTTCACACCCGACAAAAAGACTGACATCGAAGTTGAACTCCATGGCGCCCGCTCACTCTATCTAGTGGTCAGTAACGGTGGCAATGGCCAAAATCATGACCACTCAGCATGGATTGACCCAAAAATCATTGGCCCCGCAGGTGAACTCAGCCTCACTGAACTTCCCATGAAAATTACTAAAGCTGGTTATGCTGAGGTCGAAGTGAATGGTGGCATATATGGCGGTCCCTTGCGCGTCAATGGTATAGATTACCCCATTGGAATTGCGGCTCACGCAACATCCGTTATTGCCTGGGATATCCCACCCGGTTATAATACCTTTACGGCTGAAGGAGTCATTCTCGATAGTGCCAACCAACGCAATAACCCCAAGCATCACGAATCCGTTCAATTCGAAGTTTACACCGCTATCCCCGAGAAAAAACTCAAGGGTCTGCTGATCAGAAAACGTCGCTTTTAA